The following coding sequences lie in one Acropora palmata chromosome 3, jaAcrPala1.3, whole genome shotgun sequence genomic window:
- the LOC141876222 gene encoding DNA replication licensing factor mcm4-A-like, which yields MSEPRTPRGRKRSRASPPASDASNTSHRSTRSSRRGSRASSPISQPASSPPSQRRRVEEPSSPLPLAPTSPSDGAQDRMQFSSPQTRGGLETSEIDLSSPLNYATPGSRVAGTPHGSISGTPVRHRSDIRSDRRMRQVNLTDNQPISDTTDQPTGPTSDAAVTPALVIWGTDVVVSETKDKFRKFITEFVDEELGAEEMGDGFDPLLPVYMQRLDEIHVLETPFLNIDCGHLKNFDADLYRQLVCYPQEVIPTFDMSVNEVFFEKYPGAQLQHQIQVRTFNVDKTKNMRSLNPEDIDTLITISGMVIRTSQVIPEMREAFFQCYVCHASVSVEIDRGRISEPALCRNCNTNHSMVLIHNRSQYTDKQITKLQESPDDMPAGQTPHTIMLFSHNDLVDAVQPGDRITVTGIYRAAPMRVNPRQRNVKAVYKTYIDVIHFKKTDKKRLYSKDPDGVVTFTQERVEQLQQLSKQPDIYERLAKALAPSIYENEDIKKGILCQLFGGSNKDFSETGRGNFRSEINILLCGDPGTSKSQLLQYVHNLVPRGQYTSGKGSSAVGLTAYVTRDPETRQLVLQTGALVLSDNGICCIDEFDKMNDSTRAVLHEVMEQQTLSIAKAGIICQLNARTSILAAANPVKSQWDPKMTTVENIQLPHTLLSRFDLIFLMLDPQDEFFDRRLATHLVSLYHQTQEEEEEEYLDMNILKDYIAYARSYVNPKLSEEAAQYLIQAYVEMRQVGSSRGAVTAYPRQLESLIRLAEAHARMRLSSKVEDVDVEEARRLHREALKQSATDPKTGLIDINILTTGLSVSDRKRRLEIAKSLKELLLSKGKTPSVKYQQTYEELKEASDLPISREQFEDALKILHEEDFLIVTGKTNIRLM from the exons ATGTCGGAACCGAGAACTCCGCGAGGAAGGAAACGCTCTAGAGCAAGCCCACCAG CTTCTGATGCATCAAATACCAGCCATCGCAGTACTCGTAGTAGCCGCAGAGGCTCAAGGGCATCATCTCCAATATCCCAGCCTGCTTCATCTCCCCCTTCTCAGCGTCGCCGTGTTGAGGAGCCTTCGTCACCTCTGCCATTGGCTCCTACATCACCGTCAGATGGAGCACAGGACCGTATGCAGTTCTCATCACCTCAGACGCGAGGTGGGCTGGAGACCAGTGAAATTGATCTGAGTTCGCCGTTGAACTATGCCACCCCAGGTTCCAGAGTTGCAGGAACACCTCATGGCAGCAT TTCAGGTACTCCTGTTCGACACAGAAGTGACATCCGTAGTGATCGTCGCATGCGACAAGTTAATCTGACAGACAATCAACCG ATATCTGACACAACTGACCAACCCACGGGACCCACAAGTGATGCAGCTGTAACACCTGCTCTGGTTATTTGGGGAACAGATGTTGTTGTTAGTGAAACAAAGGACAAGTTCAGGAAATTTATAACTGAATTTGTGGATGAAGAACTGGGTGCAGAGGAAATGGGTGATGGCTTCGACCCCTTGCTACCCGTTTACATGCAGCGACTAGATGAG ATTCATGTATTGGAGACACCTTTCTTGAACATTGACTGTGGACATCTAAAGAATTTTGATGCTGACTTGTACAGGCAGCTTGTGTGTTATCCTCAAGAAGTGATCCCCACTTTTGACATGAGTGTCAAtgaagttttctttgaaaagtaCCCAGGGGCACAACTTCAACATCAAATCCAG gtcAGAACATTCAATGTGGACAAAACGAAAAATATGAGATCGTTAAACCCAGAAG ATATTGATACTTTGATAACAATCAGTGGAATGGTAATCAGGACCTCTCAGGTTATACCAGAGATGAGGGAAG CATTCTTTCAGTGTTATGTTTGCCATGCTTCAGTGTCAGTGGAGATTGATCGTGGCCGTATTTCTGAACCTGCTTTGTGTCGTAACTGTAACACAAACCACAGTATGGTGTTGATTCACAACAGATCACAATACACTGATAAACAAATCACTAAGCTTCAGGAGTCACCAG ATGACATGCCAGCAGGCCAGACTCCACACACCATCATGTTGTTTTCACACAATGACTTGGTAGATGCTGTACAGCCAGGAGATAG GATCACTGTTACAGGAATTTACCGAGCTGCACCAATGCGCGTAAACCCCCgacaaagaaatgtaaaaGCTGTTTACAAGACATACATTGATGTTATCCATTTCAAGAAAACAGACAAGAAAAGGCTTTATTCTAAGGATCCTGATGG tgttgTGACATTCACCCAGGAGAGAGTTGAGCAACTACAACAGTTATCTAAGCAACCAGATATTTATGAAAGACTTGCAAAGGCCTTGG CTCCAAGCATTTATGAAAATGAAGACATCAAAAAAGGAATATTGTGTCAACTCTTTGGTGGATCAAACAAGGACTTCAGTGAAACTGGCAGAGGAAATTTTAG atCAGAGATCAATATTCTTCTTTGTGGTGATCCAGGAACAAGCAAGTCGCAGTTATTGCAG TACGTGCACAACCTTGTTCCGAGGGGTCAGTATACATCTGGCAAGGGATCTTCAGCTGTTGGTTTGACTGCTTATGTCACTAGGGACCCAGAGACAAGACAGCTGGTCTTGCAAAC GGGTGCCCTCGTGTTGAGTGACAATGGCATTTGCTGCATTGATGAGTTTGACAAGATGAATGATAGCACAAGAGCAGTTCTCCACGAAGTCATG GAACAGCAAACTTTGTCAATAGCCAAGGCTGGCATTATTTGTCAGCTGAATGCAAGGACATCGATCCTAGCAGCTGCCAATCCAGTTAAATCACAATGGGATCCTAAAATGACTACAGTTGAGAATATCCAGCTTCCTCACACTCTGCTGTCCAG ATTTGATTTGATCTTTTTGATGCTTGACCCCCAAGATGAGTTTTTCGATCGTCGACTGGCAACACACTTGGTATCACTGTATCATCAAACTCaggaggaagaggaagaagaataTCTT GACATGAATATTCTCAAGGACTATATAGCCTATGCTCGCTCTTATGTGAACCCAAAGCTCAGTGAAGAAGCTGCACAATATCTTATCCAAGCTTATGTTG aaatGCGTCAGGTTGGTAGTAGCCGTGGAGCAGTAACTGCTTACCCTCGGCAACTTGAGTCACTGATTCGTTTGGCTGAAGCACATGCTAGGATGAGGCTGTCTTCAAAAGTTGAGGATGTTGACGTTGAGGAAGCCCGACG ACTGCATCGTGAAGCACTGAAACAGTCAGCCACAGATCCCAAGACAGGGTTGATTGATATCAACATTCTCACAACTGGTCTGAGTGTGTCTGACAGAAAACGCCGCCTTGAAATTGCCAAGTCTCTAAAGGAGTTGCTACTGAGCAAGGGTAAAACACCAAGTGTCAAATATCAACAGACATATGAAGAGCTCAAGGAAGCCTCTGACCTG CCCATCTCCAGAGAACAGTTTGAAGATGCTCTCAAGATATTGCATGAGGAAGACTTCTTGATTGTGACTGGAAAGACAAATATTCGTCTTATGTAA
- the LOC141876203 gene encoding uncharacterized protein LOC141876203, which produces MIKVKFTSLLTVFVMAASKASAVDLFLNKLNLEKYCQNFHSHGYETAVDLFCVTERELEQLQVKDAEERAKILSSARDIDIHWWLVDLGLQHYIDEFRREGIRTMEDLKLRREVTTDVFLKDALRMLPGHRKRIKREANFLRTHEATCDEVVAGYWGQPPEMTETSHQFIIVPGYLKSGKGKEALSSELIQFTVDSGSEVAVTANDHLISHLQLEYLQNIESRGVHAAESKPIYRGVLQLGQEEVAVEVMPDRFCTVGSPVMKKFRHDIDETTHRWFKERQ; this is translated from the exons ATGATCAAAGTGAAATTCACTTCACTGCTAACTGTTTTTGTAATGGCTGCATCGAAAGCGTCCGCAGTGGATTTATTCCTGAATAAATTAAATCTAGAAAAATATTGCCAGAATTTCCACAGTCACGGATATGAGACAGCAGTAGATCTATTTTGTGTAACAGAGAGGGAATTGGAGCAACTGCAGGTCAAAGACGCAGAAGAACGAGCAAAGATTTTGTCTTCAG CGAGAGACATAGATATTCACTGGTGGTTGGTTGACCTCGGACTGCAACATTACATTGATGAATTCAGGAGAGAAGGGATCAGAACCATGGAAGACCTGAAATTGCGGCGTGAAGTTACCACAGATGTTTTCCTTAAAGATGCCCTTAGGATGCTTCCAGGGCACAGAAAAAGGATCAAGAGAGAAG CTAATTTTCTGAGAACTCACGAGGCCACTTGTGATGAAGTGGTGGCTGGATACTGGGGCCAGCCACCAGAAATGACAGAAACCAGCCATCAATTTATTATCGTGCCAGGATATCTTAAATCTGGCAAGGGAAAAG AGGCTTTGTCGTCAGAGTTAATTCAGTTTACGGTGGACTCCGGGAGTGAAGTCGCTGTGACAGCTAATGACCATTTAATAAGTCATTTGCAGTTGGAGTATTTACAAAACATCGAAAGCAGGGGCGTACACGCAGCAGAAAGTAAACCAATCTATAGAGGTGTGCTTCAGCTAGGACAAGAAGAAGTCGCAGTTGAG GTTATGCCTGATAGATTCTGCACAGTTGGTAGCCCtgtgatgaaaaaatttagGCACGATATTGACGAAACGACCCATCGGTGGTTCAAAGAACGCCAATAG